The DNA segment ATGCCGGCAGGATCTTTCGTATTGCTCGACTTGATTCATCATTCGATTATAGAGTAGTTCCAAACCGGGGGGGATTTCTTCCAGCAGCGGAAGCACGTCCCTGCTCAACACAGGCTTCTGAAGCTCCTGGAAGACTAGTGCTACCCAGAGAAAGGTTCCATCAGCCTTTTGTGGCATCTGAGATCTGACCTGATCTTGCATGGCTTCGTCATGCTCAATCGATTTAAGCCGGGTGACCTTATAGTCGATGTACAAGTCAATAGCGCGAGACACTTGCTCTGCATTGAGCTCAAGACTAAGCCTCATACGCGAATCATCGAGGGTAAACTGCTGCTCAATATCGGGCCTATTCCGACTCGACACAATCCATTTGATCGGCACATGTGTTGCCGATGCCGTGTCTCTGATAATCTCCAAAGTTGTTGCAGGTTTTTGTCGCACTCGTCGAGGGCGTCAACAACCAGATAAGCCGCTGCAAGCCTAGAGTCTCGCAAGATGGCGTGAAAGATGTCGCACAGGGCGTAGAAAGCATTTTCGTCTTCGAATAACCGTTTCCTGCACGGTCATACTTCGTCTGCAGGTACGAAGTAAGGCATGGCTGCTGGTCGACAAATGGCCGCTTCAGCTTACTGGTATACCATTGTGTATGGCCATTCAGGTATATAGCTTGCCTGCAGTTAAGACCTTGTTGGCTCTCGGAGCGGATGCACTCGCGCCTGTGTATTCCGAAAAGCAGTATGATCAAACCGACCTTCGATCCTCTTGGACTTCGTTGCACATAGCCGTGCAATATCACTGCCCTGATATCCTCGAAGTCCTTTTGAAGAGCGCTCCGCGTAAGAGGGCCATGGCCTGCATCAACACAAACCCTTTGTGGATAGCTCTTTGCTTTTCGTCAACCCTAGAGCGGCGAGCGATGCATGGTGCCGAAAGCAACCAGAACCTAAAACGCACCATCGAAATCATCCAAAGCCTTCAGCCCTTATCCATAATTGCAAGCAACGGGATCACGACAGGACTAATGCAGGCTATTGACTTGTACTACTGTGACGCTGCCTCTGCCCTTGTATAGGCCGAGCCAAAGTTATGTATCATGCAGTGTACTTCTCCGAGTGATCAAGGgcgcctccatccccctATTAACTTTGCCGCTCTGCTGTCAGCGAGAAGAAACACAAAAGACAACCTACGAATCCTCGATCTAATTCACAAAACACAACAGCAAGTCCCCCACCCTGATCATCCATGTCTCGACAGCCGCAGACGAACCCGCTTACACATGGCCATCAGCGGACCGTCAAGCCTAGCCGCAGAATGGATTCTCCAGCAAGACAACCGTCTGCTCGAAGCCAAAGACGACGAAGGAAGAACCCCCATTATATTACTGCACCTCAGCAGCCAAtagcaacctcctcaccaacaacggAGCCGATATTACTTCCACCGACAAGTCCGGACTCTCACCCTTGCACTACGCATGCTACAGCAATAGAACCGATCTCGTCCAAGCCATGTGCAAGTCAAAATCCAAACCTCACGTCAACTTACAAACGGACAACAAATACGGCACTCCCCTCCACTGCACCGTGATGGGAGGTTTCAGTGAAGTTGTCTTGGAACTTCTTTATACTGGTGCTCCCAATCAGACCTGCCCGATAAACTGGGCAATACCACTGCCATGACAGCAGTCAAACTCAACCGCCTTAGCACTTTGCGGCTTGTCCTGTGGTATGGCGCTGATACTGGGGCGCGGAATGCCAATGGGACAAGTGTGCGGGATATCGCTGTTTCTGCTGAGCCATCACATTGGGCAGTGGTGGATTTTTTGGGGTCCATGAAGCCTGCCTCGGGGCCCCTTGCCCAGCCTGGGGGGTCGATAGAATCTTTGCCTGGTGGCCTACGTTCAGTCATATCACCTGACTTTGGCTGGGAAACCACATGATGGTTTGAACTTTTCAGAGTTCAAGGAGGTCCAAGTGTGAAGGGTCAGATTCCAACAGGAAACTCAAGTGTATCAACTCCGAGCAACCATACCTATATAACTTTCCAATCTTTCTTATGTACATACACGTGTCATAGTCTTCGttaacaaaaaaaaaaaaagaaagaaaagaaaaggcaCTTCAAACCACCAGTACAAAAGAACCAAAAATCTACTCCTGACATCTCTGTATATATACCAACCAAGCAACCACCCTACaccaaacaaaccaccccttccctcccctcaccgCCACTCCTAGCCCTCGAACTCTCAAAATACATCAGCCCCTGCACatacccctccccaatcaacTCATACctatcatcctccccctctaaACTCACCGTCTTCACCTCAGgagcaacctccccctccccaacctcctcctccataacccccaacccacccccaccagcaccagcactcacactccccgcccccccatgcccccccaacttcccctcccaatcccaactcTCCTGCCTCCTAAAACTAAACGAACTCCtactcctctccctctccttcccaacctcatGATGCTCCCCGTGACCACCCCCATTCACAGACCCCCCCgccaccacatcctccataCTTCCCACCCCActatccaacccccccgTAGGAGAAAACTCCGTCATAGTCCCCTGAtccaaatccccccccttactcttcttcctccccaaccccccaccaagcGCTTTACTCTTCCACTTCAACCCAAAACTAGTCCTCATGCTCGCCCTCCGCACAATCTTTGCGAAAGCCGGCGGCTTCGCGCTCGGACTTTCCCTCGGCACCTGTGGTACGCTACTACCCTGCGACACGGAGCTCACCTGTCTCGGCCGACCGCTGCTCTTTCTCCTCACCACAAACGGGACTTTAGAGCCGTGGGGAACAAAGACTCGATCGCCCGGCTTGGCTGCGCCTGGGACGATACCCGCGAAGAAGGTGTTATTCTCCGGCGAGACAGTGATGCACACGGCCGGATCGGGGAACCGACTCAGGAACGCGAGAGCAGtggccttgaccttgtcgagATTGGCTTGCACTTCTGGCTCGAGGATCCtcctgtcgtcgtcggggtggagggcgaggattTGCTGGGCAAAGGGGGTAAACCATCGGTGGGATGGGTCGGACGGTGTCTGaggtggggtggggttgttggcttgTTGGTGGGTGTCGATGAAGCGgctgaggggggttgggtttcgGGTGGCTGCTGGGAGTTCAGAGTCGCCTGTcaagagctcgaggagaTACAAGTCCCGTCGCCATTGGTCCTTGGAGTCTTCTTTATCGGGGTTGGGGTCTGGGTGTAGGGGGGCGAGGAACTTCCtcaggcggtggaggatgctTGCGAGGTCTAGAGTTCTGCTGTCCGGGCGTAGATCAAGGTCGAAACAAGCGTGGACGGTGTCGATATAGACGCCTTTTAGGGTGAGAACAGGGGGTGTTGTGGTGCTTGCTGGGCCCTTGAAAGTGGCGGATAAACCCAGGGGTGAGCCAGCGTGAAAGCCTTGATTGACAGCGCTCCAGGTGGTGATCGAGTTTCTCTTTGTAGCCTGAGGGTCTCGATCGTGAATCTCACTGGGCATCCAGGTGCAGAATGGGGAGCTTTTGCGATACCCTGCACGGTAAAGGAGGTCGAGTGCAAACTGGGTGAAGACTTCAGGGCTGTCGAGGTGAGAGTGACCATAGCACATGGCAATGAAATCCTCGTGCTCGCTGCGCTTCGATGTTGTTGCAGGCCTGGCCGTCTCATGCTCCTGGACCTGAAGAAACTTCCAGGGCTCTTTCGCCCTTTTCGCTTCCTCAAAGCCCGTGTCCACTGACCGAGAATGTCTGAGGACAATTGAGACTCGCTGTGGGTGAAGTGAGGATTGATCCGCCTCGCTCTCcggctcgggctcgggctcgggctcgggctcAGACTCAGATTGCGGCTCTGGTTGTACTTCTGGCTGCACTTCTGGCTGCGGCTCAGGCTGCGGCTCAGGCTCTGGTACCGCTTCCACCTCAGATTCCGATTCGGAagactcttcttcttcaagttctgTTAACATGATGTTAGCACTCACATGACCATCAGTGTCTCCCAGAGAGCCAAACCTACCTTCTGCCGGGCGCCTAACTACCGCCATCCGCTCCCGTCGGTACTCCAACTCATCCCGGATGATCTCATCGTCATTTGAGTTCAAGATCTGCATCAAAAGCTGAATGTCTTGGTTATTCTTGATGCCGCAAAACTCAACGAGCAATTCAGACAGCCAATGAACTGGAATCGACTTGCGGGTGTCGATGATGTAGAACCGGAGACTGtcgtcaacaacctcttTGGCCACACGGCTCTTGATCGGTACACCTTTGACCTCTTTCccgttgaccttgaccttgagctTGATGTTGATCCTTGTGCAAGAGTACACTTGGACATTGACGAGCTGGGTCTTCTTCCGGCGAAAGGATAGCCCTGAGATGGTGTTCGGGATAAGCTCCGCAAGATAGAGCGCCTTGCCCCTCAGCACCTCCTCAAAGGCCACATGCTGAACCGCATCGCCCTTATCCGTCTCCTGCCCAGCCAGCCTCCTAGACACAAGACGTTCCTTGAGACCAAGCTCCCTGACAAGAGCTTCCATCCCGTCCATCTCAAAGAACCCAGCATCTAAAATTGACAGGGGTGCAACTCCAGATAAAGCCTCGATGTGAAGCCTTTCCTCTGGAATGCAccactcctcctctgcaGAGCGCAGCACCACCGTCATCGATTTCTTACCCGTCAACCTGACCGGGAACATGGCACAGCTCGAGAAATCAGGCCTGTCCAAATCATGGGCCGAAACCTGCAGTTGCTGCGATATCTGAACCAGCAATGCCTTGATGTGCTCTGTATCAGACACATCAAGGTGACTGACTTCCAGAAACAAGCTGTTCAAGTTGGCGTTGCTGATCTCGAGTAAATTTCGGAACAGGTTGTCGCGGTGAGGATAGAACGTCTTGATGCGCTGGATATATCTCAGACACGGCGGCCCATCCCAGACACACAACGAAGTGGgtgcccaccaccccacaGTCTGACCGCCCCTTCTGGGGATGTAGATGTAATTCTTGCCGTTTAGTGCGGATCTAGTCTTGTCAGTAATCAAGTCGAGCTCACAGTTGCACCTGTCACTGTAACTTGCCTGATATCCTTCATATCCCTCTCCTTGTGCCCATACTTCAGAATCGAACTCTCCAACTGCTCGTAAAGCTGCTCCATATCCCTTTGTGTCGTTGCCCTGCCAGACAGCTGGACCAGATAATCAAGAAACACCTTTGGCTCTGGCTCAACATGAACCCCGAAATGTCTTAAAAAATCCCACGACTTATCCTCCGGCTCGTTGACCCTCAGCAGCCGGTCAGAACGAACTGGGCGAGGTCCGGGGCGAGCAAGCATCGACTTAATGATATCGCAAATCCAACAGAACAAGCTATGGTCCTCGCTGCAGTGGTATGATAGTCTCTGATCAGCCAGTACCAGTAAGCTCTGCCGTGGAAGGGCCGTGtccatcaacctcgccatGCTCCCACCGTGACACGGAAACTCGAGCATCGACAGATCATTCGTCAGCTCCGACTGAGTGGAAGAAAACGTATGGATGGActtgatatcctcctcagaaAAGGTCCACTCGTAGCCATTCTGCGTTGTTGGAACGAACCAAGACCGGTAAAACTCCCAGTGGTGCTGCAGAAGTTCCAATCCTTTGATTGGATCGCGTTGCAAAAGTGCTTTGAAATCGCTGTGAAGCCGGTGCGTATTGACACCCCAATCCAGGGGCCCAGGTTGCACCACACGCAGAAACCTTCTCGCTTTGAGGGTGTCAGAGAGCCACAAAAGCCCACCCGGTAGCTGAGAAAACGTCTTCAAATAGAGGTCATGGAGGAAAAGCAATGTCAACCTTGTCTCTTTGGCAAGAGAACTCGCAGAGTAAGGGTCTTTGTCCGGCAGGTAAACCCACGACAACCTCCAAATCTTGGACGGATCAACATTCGCTGCGCACCAAAGCTCCGGGATATCGTTGTTCTTTGGCTTCCAATTCGCGCGGTACAGAAACACGAAATCCTCGATCCTGTCCTGGAGAGTCAACGCAAGGAACCTCTGATTCGGAACATCAGGTTGATGTTCCTGAAGCAAAAGATCACAAAAGCTCATCTTGTCCACAATCTGAGCACCTAGTGCCTGGAAGAACTTGGCCCGGTCGGCGTTTTGTCGGATGTCGAGATCGATCCCTAGTGGGCTGATGCTCACGGGCAGCTTTAGGTCGACATCTGATGGGAGATACAAACGGCGTCCTTTGAAGGAAACCCACGTCTTGTCGTGAACAGGGATAATCTCGAGGGTCTCAATAACCTCGCGGTGGGTGTCCAACAGGGAGTGGAGAGCCTTGCAGAGAGCGTTATGCCACGACACTGGCATCCCCCGGAACTCTGTGGGGAAATTCGAGATGAAGCCTCCCAAGTCGGCGAGGAAGTCCTCCGGAGACAACAGCGGTACACCGAGTGCTTGAAGTTTGGCGTGAATTCTGGCGGGGTATTTGTCGGAAATGAGGTGTTGCGTCGAATATGCAGCCGGCAGTATGTTCCTTCCGTCCTGATCTTTGAGCCTCGTCGGAACGATCTTCAGCTGACTCCCGCAGACAAGGCGCCCTTTGGAGTCTTCAAGGACGGGATTCAGTGAGCAAAGGTCACGCAGACGATTTTGTACTGGTTCAAAGATGTCACTGCGTGTTGGTCCGGGGGGCAATAGTAATGGCCACCGGTAGAAGAGCTCGTGATAGCCAAATCGGTGAAAGCCAGGGATGGCATTGACCAAAGCCCGGCagaccccctccaccaaggCCCTGTTCCACACATTGTCGATGATGCTTTCTCTGCTTGGGACAAGAAGGAAGTCGCCATGGATGGACAACTATTGGCGCAGCTTCGTTAGTAAACCTGTTTCCAATACTCAACTTCCCAGAAATCCAACGCACCTTGAAGCCATAATCTCTGATTGGCAAAAACGCATAAACCATCTGAGATTCCGGTGGCTCATCAAGTGGAATCTTGAGGGGAAACACCAAAGTCACCTCCGATTCCAGACACCCTGGGCGCTCTGGTGTGTCGGGCAAGTCCGTGACAAGATGCCGAAAGGCGACCTGTTGGTTGATCACATCATTGTGATACAATGACACCGGCAACAGTGTGTTGCGGTGTGGTGGAATATGATCGGCTTTGAAGACTGCTGTCGGCTTAGCTGTAGCCGTCGAACCCCGGATGAAACTCCTCAACGCTCCAGAACCAACAACCTTGCCGACTTTGACTTCTTTGGCCTtggaaagaaagaggagaTGACCGGGCTTGAGGTTCTCCAGGCCTTGTAAGACAAGGTCCATTGGATCCGAGGTGCCCGTCTGACGATCGTGAGTTGGACTGGCGATTTTgagcaggatggcggttgtGAGCCCGGCAGCGTATTCCTCGGCGGGGAAGTCGTCGTCCCAGATTGGCCGTATCCTCCCAAGCTCTCCATCACGGTCGAATCGAAACGAGTAGTGCCCAGACCTGATCCAGACGCTTGATGCCACTTTGAAGACTGATTTGAAACCGAGACCCTTCTCTCCGATTAATCTCCGCTCGATGCCACATCCTCGTTGCGTGTTCTTGGAACTCTCGGCCGCACTGCAGATGGCCCTgacgttcttcttcttgaagcCAATCTCATTGGACTCGACGAGAAGGTGGCGTTTCTCGGCGTCATAGGTGAAGTGAACCTGCGGAGACGCGCCCCCATAGTCAAGGTCGTCTGCATTTTGGAGCAGCTCATAGATGAAGcgggaagtggtggtggtcagaTTCTCACTCAGTCTGGAATTGTGTCAGTATCGATCGATGTCACCCAGGTGGATCAGCAGAGTTCAAACACACGTCTTCAGCATCCCCTGGAACGCCCGGCTGGTCAGAAAGCCCGAGTCCTCCTGCCATCTCCGGATCTGAAGGATATGATCTATCGCCTCTTGCCTGGTTGCTGGAAGcctgtcgtcgtcatcgtaaAAGTCCGGTGTTGGGAGACGGCCCGAGGGAGACATGATGTAATGGTGATGGTCAATTGTCGGTGAAGCGAGAGCAAGGGCCCATAAAGACGACTAGGGGATACACTCTATTGTGGATACATTCTTCGATTGAAGTTTGGGAAAGGTACGGATACCCCGGTCGTTCAATTTGAAGCTGGGTCAGGTCGAGATAATGAAGCGAAAAATGAattgtatgtatgtatgtacacAATGGGAACGAACGAGTCTTGGAATTCGGTTCCGTGAGGTGCTCGATCGAACTCCACATGTGAAAATGGAGATGGCATGAGCCCAGCCCAACGCGACTTGCTGCATGTTGACGTGCTGCTAGCCAATCCTGTGGCTTGGCGGGTGGTTGGGCGTCGTTGTAAGTGGAGCCAGTTGCGCTGGCAACTGCATCAGTGCAAGCGGAGATGGAAATGGTGATCCGAATGGAAGATGGACAGCAAAAGTGAAGCTGGTGATGCATGGAAGAAAGATGCTGATGTTGGTCGAGGGAGGACATGATTGGGTCTTGTTGGGCCTTTGGCAGTCCCAAGAAGTGACGAAGACGCAGCCCCTTGTTCCTCTGGCACAGTTAGCTCCGATTACCCCACATTCTCTGGAACAATGCCGCGGTTAGTGACTTGGGCAGTGTTTTTCTTATGCCCCTCggcccctgagcccctgagTTGGGGTAGGCAAAAAGTAAAGAATGCCCATTTGAGCAGCCACAACATAACACCCGGTTCCAACCCAGACAATCACATACGGCCATAGGCAGTTGAATacacgggatcccgtccgctctcccctagttAAGCAATTGACCGCCAGaccagtactcaggtgggtgaccactggggaatccctggtgttgtatgttttgaCTTTTGTGTCATTCTTactttttgccttttgtgTCATTCTTACTTTTTGCCTTTGCTTGCCTTACTAGGTTGTGTTAAACTCTTGTTCGGCTTATTGAGTTGATTGAACCAAAGAAAATGATTGAGAAACTACACAGAAAACTGCTGAACAAAGAGTTTACCAGTCGAATGTTGTGTTTTGATGCATCTTATTCGGCTTGCTCAAAACTCGAAAAACAACAAACCTCAAGTGACTTGTCTTTGATACTGGTAACTGGCTCCTTACCTTAACATATCGTAGGTCCAAGACACTGAAAGCCCCTAGTAAGTAAGAGGCACCGTTTGTCCAAATAGATATTACATTATCAGGTTTTCTCTCTACTCTAACTCCAAAGGCAAATCCGTAAACCAAACCTTTTGTGAAGGTGTCGACGGCAGAAACTAGCTCAATATAACCATAGTTAGTCACAACTGCCTTTCTTAACAATGGGATCAACAACTGACAATACGTTATCGCACCCATTTACTGACTAACAATGATAACAATCGTCGGatcgctctcctcctcagccccGGCATCACTATTCCGACCGGTGCCAGCAGAATCCGTTCCGTTCCGCGCAGGGGAAGAGACGGCCGCAGCCTCGGACGTGGCAGTGGCGGCCGCAGAGGTCACAGACGAGGCAGGATCCGACTTTCCCGCAGCAGGGGGTGCGGCAGCTTCACCGTCTTTAGCCTCATCAGCTGGAGCGTCTGCAGGCGCACCAGCCACCGGTGGTGCAGTCGGAGATGCCTCGGTCTCACCAGCCGCGGAGGTAGCAGCTTCGGTCCCATTGGCGGGCTTCATTATCACTCCAACACCTGCTCCGGCACCGCCAGTAGCCTTTGCTGTCTCCGTTACAGTTGCGGTTATGGTCGTCTCCCCTGCGGCATCTGCACTGTCGGCCGCTGCTGCAGCTGCAGAAAGAGGTCCGAGGATGCCTTTCACTTGGGACACGAGAGCGTTGACAGCGTCGATGATGTTGCCGGGTTGGCCAGCTTCTGCTCCCGCCCCCGCttcggctgggttggtgatcTGAGCCGGTGGAGCGGTAGCGTTGCCTGCTGAAGTGGCGGGAGGTGTTAGAGTTGAGTTGGCAGCCGGGGCTGAGGCAGTTGTCGGTGTGGGGATTGGTCGGACCACGAGAGGCGAGGCGGACACGGTTGCTGCTACTGTGAGAGCTATTGTCAAGGCCACCTGTAGTTGCGGATATTGATGAGAATCCTTTTAAGTGTAAAGGGGAAAGAATCATACCTTCTTGTTGACCATCTTGGATATGTCGTCAAAATCTATATGATTTGAAAAGAAGTGAACAGCGCCGAACCGAGAAGTATCTCCACGACCAAGAAAATTGAAAGCTGACGGAACAAGTGAAAGAGATCTATCCAgcagatcaagaaggagtgTAAACTTATCGtcaacaaagaaagaaaggtgAGCGTCTAGCGCCCGAAGAAAAGAGCAGAAGTGAGCAGGAAAGCAGTAGCGAGCGTTTGGCAGAACAGACAGAATCCGGAGACACAATTGGGACCTCGGGTTCCTTATTATACCgtgtcttcttcctcaactgTCATCCTTCCTGTCGACCTCCGCATAATGCAACAGGAAAATCATCGACATCGTTTTGCAAATCAAACCTTTGGTAAGCATCCCATATTCCTGATCTGAATACATCTCAGCAAGGCGTGGCAAAATTGAAGTGCTTTGGGGTGAGAAATGTGAGATAAACTCCGACTCGAGAAGTCGTGTGATATACGCTTCAGTGTTGAACATCTGGCCAAACAAGAGACCAGCAGGGGTTTAGAAGGTAGAGGTTTCCGTGGCTGATCGCCTAATGTGGCCCATTTTGATAACCTCGGTGGTGAGCCACATGAACTTGGCAGAGATAATCTTAGCTCAGCACGCGGCGCAGTCGATCACGAATGTCTGTGGGAAAATAAGAGCGGCCGCAGCTGCAGAGTGCCAGAGTCCAGTCTGTGCTTGGCCCCCCATCTTCTGGGATTTTGATCCCCAACAAGAGACATGGTTCGCGGTGAGGCTTGCACGAATCACGCTGCAGGGTCTGTCACGACCACGTTCACCAGCAGGTGAACCCTGGTCAGAACAGGTCCATGGTTGACGGCTTGCATACCGAGGGATTGGATAAGGCGAAGAACTGGGGAAAAAGAGGCGAGGAGCCCCTGTGGCGCACATGGCATCGGTGGTCTCTGGGACAGAACAGACAGTCAGAAAACCGTCCCAGGGAGAAAATGCTGCTGGCTCCTCCGGCATCCGTGATAAGCCGGGTACACCGGCCGTCGGTTTGGCATAGTTGGCGGCTGAGACGGCCGCCGGACCGATTGGACTAGGTGAACAAAAACGAGGCTACCGGTGTTGCTTCTTGTACACCTGAACTAACCAAACAAACGGGAGCTATCCAGCCTAAGAAcaggctgttgctgatgaaGCTTTGGCGATGTGCCACGGTCGCCGTTGAAGATTGTCGGAAGGGTGGGGTATCAGCTCTGAGGTCCGACAGGGGATAAGGCGCCCAGACcaggtggggggtggtgggtgggtaggGCTTGGACGTGATGGGCTCCACCACAAACCGATCCTTCACGGGTTCATCATGAACCTCTTTCCCCATCGAGATGCCTTCATTTTCTGTGCAGCGAAGCACCTCGCATTATTCTCATGCCGGTGACATTGCGATGGCAGCACCTCTGTGCTGCCCGACTGTCCCGACGTGACCTCACTGCAGACCGACCGTCGCAACATCAGACAGCCTGCGCCAACAGTGTTTCATGCCACTCAGCAGCGCGTCAACGACGCCCTTGAACGCGACCTTTGTCAGCAGGAACAACACTTGGAACACTTATCACAAGCATCACAGGCGAACACTCGAGCCATTTGCAACCGCAACCTCCTATCAAAAAGACGCATTTCATCGCCATTACACATCCCGCGGCTCAACGTCTCCTTATCAACTGCCCAGACCTCTCCCCAGTCGTCAATCATACCTTATCCGCTAGTGCCATGC comes from the Podospora pseudocomata strain CBS 415.72m chromosome 5, whole genome shotgun sequence genome and includes:
- a CDS encoding hypothetical protein (EggNog:ENOG503NYEN; COG:S), which translates into the protein MSPSGRLPTPDFYDDDDRLPATRQEAIDHILQIRRWQEDSGFLTSRAFQGMLKTLSENLTTTTSRFIYELLQNADDLDYGGASPQVHFTYDAEKRHLLVESNEIGFKKKNVRAICSAAESSKNTQRGCGIERRLIGEKGLGFKSVFKVASSVWIRSGHYSFRFDRDGELGRIRPIWDDDFPAEEYAAGLTTAILLKIASPTHDRQTGTSDPMDLVLQGLENLKPGHLLFLSKAKEVKVGKVVGSGALRSFIRGSTATAKPTAVFKADHIPPHRNTLLPVSLYHNDVINQQVAFRHLVTDLPDTPERPGCLESEVTLVFPLKIPLDEPPESQMVYAFLPIRDYGFKLSIHGDFLLVPSRESIIDNVWNRALVEGVCRALVNAIPGFHRFGYHELFYRWPLLLPPGPTRSDIFEPVQNRLRDLCSLNPVLEDSKGRLVCGSQLKIVPTRLKDQDGRNILPAAYSTQHLISDKYPARIHAKLQALGVPLLSPEDFLADLGGFISNFPTEFRGMPVSWHNALCKALHSLLDTHREVIETLEIIPVHDKTWVSFKGRRLYLPSDVDLKLPVSISPLGIDLDIRQNADRAKFFQALGAQIVDKMSFCDLLLQEHQPDVPNQRFLALTLQDRIEDFVFLYRANWKPKNNDIPELWCAANVDPSKIWRLSWVYLPDKDPYSASSLAKETRLTLLFLHDLYLKTFSQLPGGLLWLSDTLKARRFLRVVQPGPLDWGVNTHRLHSDFKALLQRDPIKGLELLQHHWEFYRSWFVPTTQNGYEWTFSEEDIKSIHTFSSTQSELTNDLSMLEFPCHGGSMARLMDTALPRQSLLVLADQRLSYHCSEDHSLFCWICDIIKSMLARPGPRPVRSDRLLRVNEPEDKSWDFLRHFGVHVEPEPKVFLDYLVQLSGRATTQRDMEQLYEQLESSILKYGHKERDMKDIRQVTVTGATTRSALNGKNYIYIPRRGGQTVGWWAPTSLCVWDGPPCLRYIQRIKTFYPHRDNLFRNLLEISNANLNSLFLEVSHLDVSDTEHIKALLVQISQQLQVSAHDLDRPDFSSCAMFPVRLTGKKSMTVVLRSAEEEWCIPEERLHIEALSGVAPLSILDAGFFEMDGMEALVRELGLKERLVSRRLAGQETDKGDAVQHVAFEEVLRGKALYLAELIPNTISGLSFRRKKTQLVNVQVYSCTRINIKLKVKVNGKEVKGVPIKSRVAKEVVDDSLRFYIIDTRKSIPVHWLSELLVEFCGIKNNQDIQLLMQILNSNDDEIIRDELEYRRERMAVVRRPAEELEEEESSESESEVEAVPEPEPQPEPQPEVQPEVQPEPQSESEPEPEPEPEPESEADQSSLHPQRVSIVLRHSRSVDTGFEEAKRAKEPWKFLQVQEHETARPATTSKRSEHEDFIAMCYGHSHLDSPEVFTQFALDLLYRAGYRKSSPFCTWMPSEIHDRDPQATKRNSITTWSAVNQGFHAGSPLGLSATFKGPASTTTPPVLTLKGVYIDTVHACFDLDLRPDSRTLDLASILHRLRKFLAPLHPDPNPDKEDSKDQWRRDLYLLELLTGDSELPAATRNPTPLSRFIDTHQQANNPTPPQTPSDPSHRWFTPFAQQILALHPDDDRRILEPEVQANLDKVKATALAFLSRFPDPAVCITVSPENNTFFAGIVPGAAKPGDRVFVPHGSKVPFVVRRKSSGRPRQVSSVSQGSSVPQVPRESPSAKPPAFAKIVRRASMRTSFGLKWKSKALGGGLGRKKSKGGDLDQGTMTEFSPTGGLDSGVGSMEDVVAGGSVNGGGHGEHHEVGKERERSRSSFSFRRQESWDWEGKLGGHGGAGSVSAGAGGGGLGVMEEEVGEGEVAPEVKTVSLEGEDDRYELIGEGYVQGLMYFESSRARSGGEGREGVVCLV